From the genome of Patescibacteria group bacterium, one region includes:
- a CDS encoding HU family DNA-binding protein gives MAKMTKSQLMTTLSEKTELPKKDVVLLMDELASLAYSEVKKEGEFVIPGFGKMVKAKRAARMGVNPATGEKIQIKAKTVVKFRLAKAAKDAVL, from the coding sequence ATGGCAAAAATGACAAAATCACAACTAATGACAACTTTATCTGAGAAGACTGAGTTGCCGAAAAAAGACGTTGTATTATTGATGGATGAGCTAGCAAGCTTAGCTTACTCTGAAGTAAAAAAAGAAGGCGAATTCGTTATTCCTGGTTTTGGTAAAATGGTAAAAGCTAAGAGAGCTGCTAGAATGGGAGTTAACCCAGCAACTGGTGAAAAAATTCAGATTAAAGCTAAGACTGTTGTAAAATTTAGATTAGCTAAAGCAGCTAAAGACGCAGTGCTATAA
- a CDS encoding plasma-membrane proton-efflux P-type ATPase translates to MENISGLSEIQVADLQKTFGFNELPIKRHSAFKRLLKRMWSPIPWMIEIAAVLSMILGRWDDFIIISILLFVNVFIDYKQESKALDALEILREKLAKKAIVLRDGEFKEIDARFLVPGDIIKLKIGDIVPADAKLIQGKYLQIDQSTLTGESLPINKIIGDKIYSNSVVKIGEMLAEVLSIGEKTYFGKNTTLIEKAQASQQSHFQKAIIRIGDFLILFSAMLAVLIIVVAFFRHDNFFEVLQFVLVLAVASIPVALPAVLSVTMAVGAVSISKFKAIVSDLSAIEELAGIDVLCIDKTGTLTQNRMSVGQPIIYSKFKEKDLFIYAALASSRENKDPIETPIFEYLNKHHFDNDIYSFVEEEFIPFDPITKRTEVSFSGKNKNLLVSKGAPQVIISMCDNEAVREKAMEDVYNLAKEGYRTLAVAIKDKKRGGFKLVGLIPLFDPPRKESSLVIKKVREGGVDVKMLTGDNHAIATQIADLLDIGLNIVDISKLKTDGVSDEFATLSSIIAQGLYKKLKLTASKEEAKDFGEKISEKVKEELGSNGLPDGFIKKHKDDIVRFIENSNGFSQVMPEDKYFIIEQLQKAGHIVAMTGDGVNDAPALSKADIGIAVSGATDAARAAADLILLSPGLSVINHAIRIASQTFERMKGYAIFRIAETMRIILFMALSIIFFDSYPITATMIIVLALLNDIPVMMIAYDNAPGNNKPVRWDMKEVLTVATVLGLAGVVSSFILFYWLNLQGYSILLIQSLLFIKLDVAGHSTLYLTRTGRNHFWHRPYPSLKFFLPAFSSRIIGTLIAVYGVFMIPIGWKYAGIMWLYATAWWLFNDFLKVYTYKIIDKNKKKSPV, encoded by the coding sequence ATGGAAAATATTAGTGGTTTATCCGAAATTCAAGTAGCTGATTTGCAAAAAACTTTTGGATTTAATGAGCTTCCAATAAAAAGACACTCTGCTTTTAAGCGCTTATTAAAAAGAATGTGGAGTCCTATCCCTTGGATGATAGAAATAGCTGCTGTGCTATCTATGATTTTGGGAAGATGGGATGATTTTATTATTATTTCAATTCTACTTTTTGTTAATGTTTTTATTGACTATAAACAAGAATCAAAGGCGCTAGATGCTCTTGAAATATTGAGGGAAAAGCTTGCTAAAAAAGCAATAGTTTTACGTGATGGTGAGTTCAAGGAGATTGATGCTCGTTTTTTGGTTCCTGGTGATATTATCAAGTTAAAGATCGGAGATATTGTTCCAGCAGACGCAAAGTTAATTCAAGGGAAATATTTACAAATTGACCAATCTACTCTGACAGGAGAATCACTCCCTATTAACAAGATCATTGGAGATAAAATTTATTCAAACTCCGTTGTTAAAATAGGAGAAATGCTCGCAGAGGTTCTTAGTATTGGAGAGAAAACATATTTTGGTAAAAACACCACGTTAATTGAGAAAGCTCAGGCTAGTCAACAAAGTCATTTTCAAAAAGCAATTATTCGCATTGGTGATTTCTTAATATTGTTCTCTGCAATGTTGGCTGTTCTAATAATTGTTGTTGCTTTCTTTAGACATGATAATTTTTTTGAAGTTTTACAGTTTGTCCTAGTCTTGGCAGTTGCTTCAATTCCTGTTGCCTTGCCAGCTGTTCTTTCGGTTACAATGGCTGTTGGTGCAGTCTCTATCTCAAAATTTAAGGCTATTGTAAGCGATCTCTCTGCCATTGAAGAATTGGCCGGAATAGATGTACTTTGTATTGATAAGACGGGGACACTGACTCAAAACAGGATGAGCGTTGGTCAGCCAATTATATATTCAAAATTTAAGGAAAAAGATTTGTTTATTTATGCTGCCCTTGCGAGTAGCAGGGAAAATAAAGATCCAATTGAAACACCAATATTTGAATATTTAAATAAACATCATTTTGATAATGATATTTATTCATTTGTTGAGGAAGAGTTTATTCCATTTGATCCAATAACGAAAAGAACAGAAGTTAGTTTTAGTGGAAAAAATAAAAATCTTCTTGTGAGTAAAGGGGCCCCTCAGGTTATTATTTCAATGTGTGATAATGAGGCAGTTAGAGAGAAAGCCATGGAGGATGTTTATAATTTAGCAAAGGAAGGATATAGAACCTTGGCAGTAGCTATAAAAGATAAAAAAAGAGGCGGTTTTAAGCTTGTTGGTTTAATCCCATTATTTGACCCTCCCCGCAAGGAATCTTCTCTTGTCATTAAAAAAGTAAGGGAAGGTGGGGTAGATGTAAAAATGCTTACTGGTGATAATCATGCCATCGCAACTCAAATTGCTGATCTTCTTGATATTGGATTGAATATTGTAGACATTTCAAAATTGAAAACTGATGGTGTCTCTGACGAATTTGCAACTCTAAGTAGTATAATTGCCCAAGGCTTGTATAAAAAATTAAAATTAACTGCCTCGAAAGAGGAAGCAAAAGATTTTGGAGAAAAAATATCTGAAAAAGTGAAAGAAGAGTTGGGGTCGAATGGACTACCAGATGGATTCATTAAAAAACATAAGGATGATATTGTTAGGTTTATTGAAAATTCCAATGGTTTTTCTCAGGTAATGCCCGAAGATAAATATTTTATAATTGAGCAACTACAAAAAGCTGGTCATATTGTTGCAATGACGGGAGATGGAGTAAATGATGCTCCAGCGCTTTCAAAGGCTGATATTGGGATAGCGGTTTCAGGCGCAACAGATGCAGCACGCGCGGCTGCTGATTTGATTTTACTCTCTCCAGGGCTCTCTGTTATTAATCATGCAATCCGTATTGCTAGTCAAACTTTTGAAAGAATGAAGGGTTATGCTATTTTTCGAATTGCCGAGACAATGCGTATTATTTTGTTTATGGCCCTGTCTATTATATTCTTTGATTCTTATCCGATAACGGCAACAATGATAATTGTTCTAGCTCTTTTAAATGATATTCCTGTTATGATGATAGCCTATGATAATGCTCCAGGAAACAACAAGCCCGTAAGATGGGATATGAAGGAAGTCTTGACGGTCGCTACAGTACTCGGTCTAGCTGGCGTAGTTTCTTCATTTATTTTGTTTTATTGGCTTAATTTGCAAGGTTATTCCATACTTTTAATTCAATCTTTACTTTTTATTAAATTAGACGTAGCTGGTCATTCCACTCTTTATTTAACACGAACTGGTCGAAATCATTTTTGGCATAGACCATACCCTTCTTTAAAGTTTTTCCTGCCAGCCTTTAGTTCTAGAATCATTGGAACCCTTATAGCCGTCTACGGGGTATTTATGATTCCGATTGGCTGGAAATATGCAGGGATAATGTGGCTGTATGCGACAGCTTGGTGGCTGTTTAACGATTTCTTAAAAGTATACACCTATAAAATAATAGATAAAAACAAGAAAAAATCTCCAGTGTAG
- the trxA gene encoding thioredoxin — MEKHFNDANFDTDVIEASKSKPVLVDFYADWCAPCKMQGPIVEEVAKEMGEEAVVGKLNTEEAMQTASKFGIMSIPTLLVFKDGKIVEQFVGVQPKDGLVETLKKHK, encoded by the coding sequence ATGGAAAAACATTTCAATGATGCTAATTTCGATACTGACGTAATTGAAGCATCTAAAAGTAAACCAGTTTTAGTTGATTTTTATGCAGATTGGTGTGCTCCTTGTAAGATGCAAGGTCCAATTGTCGAGGAAGTTGCTAAAGAAATGGGAGAAGAAGCTGTAGTTGGTAAGCTAAATACAGAAGAGGCTATGCAAACAGCTTCAAAGTTTGGAATAATGAGCATTCCAACCCTACTAGTCTTTAAGGATGGTAAAATAGTTGAACAGTTTGTAGGCGTTCAGCCAAAAGACGGTTTGGTTGAAACATTGAAAAAACACAAATAA
- a CDS encoding metal-sensitive transcriptional regulator: MKTTEQLINNIIGQANGVKKMIEEKKNCYLVINQMKAVKSAISSIMDKYIEENMNTCLKDPGKKESKEMMQKLIKEITKK, from the coding sequence ATGAAAACGACTGAACAACTTATAAACAACATTATAGGGCAGGCCAACGGAGTAAAAAAGATGATTGAAGAAAAGAAAAACTGCTATTTGGTTATCAATCAGATGAAAGCAGTTAAATCTGCTATTTCTTCTATTATGGATAAATATATTGAAGAAAATATGAACACATGCTTAAAAGATCCTGGTAAAAAAGAGAGTAAAGAAATGATGCAGAAATTGATAAAAGAAATAACTAAGAAATAA
- a CDS encoding ferredoxin — translation MSYKIEFNRDECLGCGACTMCDNWQFADDGKVDPVKAEIEEVGCNSDASEVCPAQVIKVIKQ, via the coding sequence ATGAGTTATAAAATTGAATTCAATAGAGATGAATGCCTCGGTTGTGGGGCTTGCACAATGTGTGATAATTGGCAATTCGCTGATGATGGCAAGGTTGATCCAGTCAAAGCTGAGATAGAGGAAGTAGGATGCAATAGCGACGCAAGCGAAGTTTGTCCAGCACAAGTAATAAAAGTAATTAAACAATAA